The Abditibacteriaceae bacterium sequence CGCCTCGTGTTGCGGCATCGGTTCGAAGATAAAGGTGTGAACCAACCGTTTCGGTGCGTCGATTTCCAGATAAACGCCCTGAAATCCGCATTCGGAACCATCGGGCATTTGCAGGACATTGCGCCATTTGCCGCCGGGCTGCAGGTCGATTTCGCAGGACGTGACTTTCGATTCGTTACAGCCCCACCAACGTGCGATGTGTTCGGGTTTCGTCCACGCATCCCACACCAATTCGCGCGGTGCATCGAAAAGGCGCGTCATTACAAATTCGCGGTCGCCCAACTTAGTTAATGTGAATGTGTCGCTATTTTTTGCCATGATTTCTTACTCCGTAATCGATTTTTACTGAACGACAACCATCCACGACACGCCAAAGCGGTCTTCGACGACACCGAAACGCGACGACCAGAACGTCGGCGACATCGGCATTTTTACATTTCCGCCATCTGCCAAAAGCCCGAAAAACCGCTCGGCTTCGGCGTCGTTTGCAACGCCCAACGCCAGAGAAAAACCCTCGAACTTCGCGGCTTCGTCGGACATTCCATCGGACATCATCACCGTTGTGTCGCCGATTTGGAGGCTCATGTGAAGAATTTTGTTCGCCATTTCGGGCGCGACGGTGTAGCCTTCCGAAGCGGGCATTTCTCTAAAAAGCATTTTCTCTGTGACCACGGCGCCCAGTTGAGAGCAGTAAAAATCGGCGGCTTCTTGACAGCGGCCATTGAAAAACAGATAAGGCTGGACTTGCATAAATTTTCCTTTTGAGGAGTACGGTCGAATTCGACTGTACTTGTCTTTCGTTGAGCGCCTGATGACGGCGCGTCGGTTCAGTGAATTCGATGAAAACAAAGGTATTGAATGACCTGGTGATTTCACGCTTGTGCGGTGTTTATTAACGGCAAGAAGTTATCGGTTATAAGCCTCCTGTAAAACGTCGATGTCGAGCTTTTGCATTTGAAGCATCGCTTGCATCACGTTTTGCGCTTTTTGTTTGTCTTCATCTTGCAGCATTTCGCCTAGCACAGCAGGAACGATTTGCCATGTGATGCCGAATTTATCGCGCAGCCAGCCGCACTGCTGTTTTTCGCCGCCTTCGGCCAGCTTTTCCCACAACTCGTCCACTTCCGCCTGCGTTTCGCAATTGACAAACAACGAAATCGCGGGCGAAACTGAAAGTGCGGGCCGCCATTTAAGGCAATGAACTTTTGGCCTTCGAGTTCAAATGTCACCGACGTAACATCCCCCGACGGCGTCGGCGCGCCTTCGCCATAAATCGCAACGTCGTCGGCCTTGGAGTTCGGAAAAACCGAGCAGTAGAAATTCATCGCTTCGACAGCCTGATTGTCGAACCAGAGAAAAGGTGTGATTTTCTGCATAAGTTAAGTGAAGAAGGTACGGTCGAAATCGACTGTACTTCAGTGCCAGATTCGGTCGCCGTAAATCGTTTGAATGTAATCAATCTGCGAGGCGTGCCATTTGGTGTGGAGTGGTGGAAACGCCAACGCTTCTTTCAGTGGTGCCTGGCCCATACCAAACGGCAATTGGATGAGTGTTGCTAAGGCTTCCGGCGTGAGCGCATCGAGAAATTGCAGATACGCCGCGCTGTTTTTCTTCCAGACTGCGACTACCGCTTCGCGCGTTGTGAACTGTTTTTCATATTCGCGGAAAAAGTCGTCTGCTTCACCGGTGGTTTCGATGGAAAACGCGTGGCCGTTCATAAAGCCACAAATGCTTTCGAGCGATTGCGCGGAATGAGCCACTTGTTCAATAGGTGTGCGTGCCGTCGGCGCTGGCGACCAGTTGATGCGCTCTTCGGGCGTCGTCGCGAGCGATTTCAAAAGCAGCTCTTCGGCGCGCAGAAATTCGGCTTTCGCGTGGTCAATCGTTTCCTGTGAATTCATCAACTTATCCTTGGGCCGTCTGAAGTTGCTGCAAGAGAGAACGGAGGTTGTCGAAAGCTCCAGTCCAGCCCTCGGCGTGACCGGCGCGCGAAGAAGCCGTTGCCAGATTCGACTGAGTAAAAGTCATGGTCGTGCGTCCGTCGGTTTCGTCGAGCCGCACTGTAACGAGCGTTTCGTGGCCGTCGTGAAGTTCGTCG is a genomic window containing:
- a CDS encoding SRPBCC family protein — encoded protein: MAKNSDTFTLTKLGDREFVMTRLFDAPRELVWDAWTKPEHIARWWGCNESKVTSCEIDLQPGGKWRNVLQMPDGSECGFQGVYLEIDAPKRLVHTFIFEPMPQHEALITVVFEERDGKTLMTETTRHNSTEERNGHFASGIEHGSRQSLDSLEEYVASLALTA
- a CDS encoding VOC family protein, whose amino-acid sequence is MQVQPYLFFNGRCQEAADFYCSQLGAVVTEKMLFREMPASEGYTVAPEMANKILHMSLQIGDTTVMMSDGMSDEAAKFEGFSLALGVANDAEAERFFGLLADGGNVKMPMSPTFWSSRFGVVEDRFGVSWMVVVQ
- a CDS encoding DinB family protein translates to MNSQETIDHAKAEFLRAEELLLKSLATTPEERINWSPAPTARTPIEQVAHSAQSLESICGFMNGHAFSIETTGEADDFFREYEKQFTTREAVVAVWKKNSAAYLQFLDALTPEALATLIQLPFGMGQAPLKEALAFPPLHTKWHASQIDYIQTIYGDRIWH